A part of Bacillus thuringiensis genomic DNA contains:
- a CDS encoding alkene reductase, whose translation MTSSNNKAASIYEGTKINAWGSFENIEETKLFNPLQIGSWSLRNRIAMAPMTRCFANHETGVVGTDVVEYYRKRAADGVGLIITEGIVISPRAKGNPGVPGIYTQEQIDSWKPVTEAVHKEGGAIIAQIWHVGRMSHHEIIGGQMPQAPSAIAAEGNVPRFRKPFDTPEAMTLEEIEEVIGQYAQAAKNAIEAGFDGVEIHGAHGYLIDQFTYEFANKRTDKYGGDLKQRLTFMKEVTAAVIEAVGADKTLLRFSAFKGDNPTYMWENPELAIETFVNMFKEVGLTMIHPSTMNYTAVIADGKNFHQLVRKYWDGTIVGVGNLNPKEAEEALQEGTIDVAAFGRPLIANPDFVHRIQNAESLVEYDAKEHLATLI comes from the coding sequence ATGACAAGTTCAAATAATAAAGCAGCAAGTATTTATGAAGGAACAAAGATAAACGCTTGGGGATCTTTTGAAAATATTGAAGAAACGAAGTTGTTTAATCCGCTTCAAATTGGATCTTGGTCTCTTCGTAATCGCATAGCAATGGCACCGATGACGAGATGTTTCGCGAATCATGAAACAGGAGTCGTTGGCACTGATGTAGTCGAGTACTATAGAAAACGTGCAGCTGATGGAGTTGGCTTAATTATTACAGAGGGAATCGTCATTAGCCCAAGAGCAAAAGGAAATCCAGGAGTACCAGGGATTTATACACAAGAACAAATCGATTCGTGGAAGCCTGTTACAGAGGCAGTGCATAAAGAAGGCGGAGCGATTATTGCTCAAATATGGCATGTTGGACGTATGAGTCATCACGAAATAATTGGTGGGCAAATGCCGCAAGCACCCTCTGCTATTGCTGCAGAAGGAAATGTTCCACGTTTTCGTAAACCGTTCGATACACCAGAAGCAATGACGTTAGAAGAAATAGAAGAAGTTATCGGTCAATACGCACAAGCTGCGAAGAATGCGATTGAAGCTGGATTTGATGGAGTAGAAATTCACGGTGCACACGGATATTTAATCGATCAATTTACTTATGAGTTTGCAAATAAGCGTACTGATAAATACGGAGGAGACTTAAAGCAAAGGCTAACGTTTATGAAAGAAGTAACGGCGGCTGTAATAGAAGCTGTTGGGGCTGACAAAACACTTCTTCGCTTCTCTGCTTTCAAAGGTGATAATCCAACTTATATGTGGGAAAACCCTGAGCTTGCAATTGAAACGTTTGTAAATATGTTCAAAGAAGTTGGGTTAACGATGATTCACCCTTCGACGATGAATTATACGGCTGTTATTGCTGACGGAAAGAATTTTCATCAATTAGTAAGAAAATATTGGGATGGTACGATCGTAGGAGTAGGGAATTTAAATCCGAAAGAGGCTGAAGAAGCGTTGCAAGAAGGAACGATTGATGTAGCGGCATTTGGAAGACCTTTAATTGCTAATCCAGATTTTGTCCATCGAATTCAAAATGCTGAAAGTTTAGTTGAATATGATGCGAAAGAGCATCTTGCTACATTAATTTGA
- a CDS encoding CarD family transcriptional regulator: protein MFQIGDNIVYPMHGAGIIKAVEEKEIAGEKQQYYVIKMSGSNMEVMIPAGRILSSNIRPVTDITAIAHILDIFQHGESDRLLTWKQRYKLNTDKIKTGKIQEGAEVVRDLLRMQKEKALNASEKKMLDNAHEFLISELGLIEGITESQIKSFC, encoded by the coding sequence TTGTTTCAAATTGGCGATAACATTGTTTATCCTATGCACGGAGCAGGTATAATTAAAGCCGTAGAAGAGAAGGAAATCGCAGGAGAAAAACAACAGTATTATGTTATAAAAATGTCGGGTAGTAATATGGAAGTAATGATTCCGGCAGGGAGAATATTGAGCTCAAATATACGACCAGTCACGGATATAACGGCAATAGCACACATATTGGATATTTTTCAACATGGAGAATCTGATAGATTACTTACGTGGAAACAAAGGTATAAATTGAACACTGATAAAATAAAGACGGGTAAAATACAAGAAGGTGCTGAAGTTGTACGTGATTTACTACGTATGCAAAAAGAAAAAGCACTTAATGCAAGCGAAAAGAAAATGTTAGATAACGCACATGAATTTTTGATTAGTGAACTGGGATTAATTGAAGGTATCACAGAAAGTCAAATAAAAAGCTTTTGTTAA
- the hutG gene encoding formimidoylglutamase, with the protein MDHGHYLKKNAKFIDREVTKWSEMIKDWEEGVEIFGAALIGAPLSKPSISHSGASFAPKTIRAMLDAYSTYAITEEHDMKESVLYDCGDITMHVTDIQESHTRITKTVGHLTKVNPNMIPIVLGGDHSISFPSITGFANSKGKVGIIQFDAHHDLRNLDDGGPSNGTPFRSLLENDVITGQQLIQIGIRNFSNARAYHEYAKEHGVTVYTMKDVREREIKDIITESIEVLRKQGVTSIYISLDMDVLDQAFAPGCPAIGPGGMDSTTLLDAIEFLGKEPLVQGMDIVEIDPTLDFRDMTSRVAAQVIMSFLLARETVRKQVSV; encoded by the coding sequence GTGGATCACGGCCACTATTTAAAGAAAAATGCAAAGTTTATTGATCGTGAAGTGACGAAATGGAGTGAAATGATTAAAGATTGGGAGGAAGGCGTGGAAATATTCGGTGCGGCCTTAATTGGAGCACCCCTTTCTAAACCATCTATTAGTCATTCGGGAGCAAGTTTTGCACCAAAAACAATTCGTGCGATGTTAGATGCATATAGCACGTACGCAATTACAGAAGAACACGATATGAAAGAAAGTGTCTTGTATGATTGTGGAGATATTACAATGCATGTGACAGATATACAAGAAAGTCATACCCGAATTACGAAAACGGTTGGTCACTTAACGAAAGTAAATCCGAACATGATACCAATCGTTCTTGGTGGTGACCATTCAATTAGTTTTCCGAGTATAACAGGCTTTGCAAACAGTAAAGGGAAGGTCGGTATTATCCAATTTGATGCCCATCATGATTTACGTAATTTAGATGATGGTGGTCCATCAAATGGTACACCGTTCCGTAGTTTACTAGAAAATGATGTCATTACAGGACAACAACTTATTCAAATCGGAATTCGTAATTTTTCAAATGCACGAGCGTACCATGAATATGCAAAAGAACATGGCGTGACAGTGTATACAATGAAAGATGTACGAGAGCGAGAAATAAAAGATATTATCACGGAAAGTATTGAAGTATTAAGAAAGCAAGGCGTGACTTCTATTTACATTTCTCTTGATATGGATGTACTAGATCAAGCATTTGCACCAGGTTGTCCAGCAATTGGTCCTGGCGGAATGGACAGTACGACTTTACTTGATGCGATTGAATTTCTTGGTAAAGAACCACTCGTTCAAGGGATGGACATTGTAGAGATTGATCCAACCCTTGATTTTAGGGATATGACGAGTCGAGTAGCCGCGCAAGTGATTATGAGTTTTCTTTTAGCGAGAGAGACAGTCCGTAAGCAAGTTAGTGTATAG
- the hutI gene encoding imidazolonepropionase codes for MLDTLLINIGQLLTMDQEDGLLRREAMNTLPVIENGAVGIENGVITFVGTAEEAKGLQAKEVIDCGGKMVSPGLVDPHTHLVFGGSRENEIALKLQGVPYLEILEQGGGILSTVNATKQASKEELVQKAKFHLDRMLSFGVTTVEAKSGYGLDDETEWKQLEATAQLQKEHAIDLVSTFLGAHAVPKEYKGRSKEFLQWMLDLLPEMKEKQLAEFVDIFCETGVFSVEESKEFLLKAKELGFDVKIHADEIDPLGGAEVAAEIGAASADHLVGASDKGIEMLANSNTVATLLPGTTFYLNKESFARGRKMIDEGVAVALATDFNPGSCPTENIQLIMSIAMLKLKMTPEEVWNAVTVNSSYAINRGDVAGKIRVGRKADLVLWDAYNYAYVPYHYGVSHVNTVWKNGNIAYTRGEQSWITATI; via the coding sequence ATGCTAGACACTTTACTAATAAATATCGGTCAATTACTAACAATGGATCAAGAAGATGGCTTGTTAAGACGGGAAGCGATGAACACGCTTCCTGTTATCGAAAACGGTGCGGTTGGAATTGAAAACGGCGTAATCACTTTCGTTGGAACAGCGGAAGAAGCTAAAGGATTACAAGCGAAAGAAGTTATTGATTGCGGCGGGAAAATGGTTTCTCCTGGTCTTGTTGATCCGCATACTCATCTTGTATTTGGCGGATCTCGTGAAAATGAAATCGCACTAAAATTACAAGGAGTTCCGTACTTAGAAATTTTAGAACAAGGTGGAGGCATTCTTTCAACTGTAAATGCAACGAAACAAGCGTCAAAAGAAGAACTTGTTCAAAAAGCAAAATTCCATTTAGACCGTATGCTATCTTTCGGAGTTACAACTGTAGAAGCGAAGAGTGGTTACGGATTAGATGATGAAACAGAGTGGAAGCAATTAGAGGCAACTGCACAATTACAAAAAGAGCATGCAATCGATTTAGTTTCCACATTTTTAGGTGCTCATGCAGTTCCGAAAGAGTATAAAGGTAGATCAAAAGAATTTTTACAATGGATGTTAGACCTACTGCCAGAAATGAAAGAGAAGCAATTAGCTGAATTCGTTGATATTTTCTGCGAAACAGGTGTGTTCTCTGTCGAAGAGTCAAAAGAGTTTTTATTAAAAGCGAAAGAGCTTGGCTTTGATGTGAAAATCCATGCAGATGAAATCGACCCTCTTGGTGGTGCGGAAGTAGCGGCTGAAATCGGTGCAGCATCAGCGGACCATTTAGTTGGCGCTTCGGATAAAGGAATTGAAATGCTTGCAAACTCGAATACAGTCGCAACATTATTACCAGGAACAACTTTCTATTTAAATAAAGAAAGCTTCGCTCGCGGTCGTAAGATGATTGATGAAGGTGTTGCAGTTGCGTTAGCTACAGACTTTAACCCAGGTAGCTGTCCAACTGAAAATATTCAGCTTATTATGAGCATTGCAATGTTAAAGCTGAAAATGACACCAGAAGAAGTTTGGAATGCCGTAACAGTTAACTCTTCTTATGCTATTAATCGTGGTGATGTAGCTGGGAAAATTAGAGTTGGTCGTAAGGCAGATTTAGTTTTATGGGATGCGTACAATTATGCTTACGTACCGTACCATTACGGTGTAAGTCATGTAAATACAGTTTGGAAGAACGGTAATATCGCATATACAAGAGGTGAACAATCGTGGATCACGGCCACTATTTAA
- the hutU gene encoding urocanate hydratase — protein sequence MEKVKQTIRAPRGTELQTKGWVQEAALRMLMNNLDPEVAEKPEELVVYGGIGRAARNWESYNAIVDSLKTLESDETLLVQSGKPVAIFKSHEDAPRVLLANSNLVPKWANWDHFRELEKKGLMMYGQMTAGSWIYIGTQGILQGTYETFGEAARQHFDGSLKGTLTLTAGLGGMGGAQPLAVTMNGGVVIAIDVDKRSIDRRIEKRYCDKYTESLEEALAIANEYKEKKEPISIGLLGNAAEILPELVNRNIIPDLVTDQTSAHDPLNGYIPVGYTLEEAAKLREEDPERYVQLSKESMTKHVEAMLAMQEKGAITFDYGNNIRQVAFDEGLKNAFDFPGFVPAFIRPLFCEGKGPFRWVALSGDPEDIYKTDEVILREFADNEHLCNWIRMARQQVEFQGLPSRICWLGYGERAKFGRIINEMVANGELSAPIVIGRDHLDCGSVASPNRETESMKDGSDAVADWPILNALINSVNGASWVSVHHGGGVGMGYSLHAGMVIVADGTEAAAKRIERVLTSDPGMGVVRHVDAGYDLAVETAKEKGVNIPMMK from the coding sequence AGAGGTACAGAGTTACAAACGAAAGGGTGGGTTCAAGAAGCTGCACTTCGTATGTTAATGAACAATTTAGATCCTGAAGTTGCGGAAAAACCAGAAGAATTAGTTGTATATGGCGGAATTGGCCGTGCAGCTCGTAACTGGGAAAGCTACAATGCGATTGTAGATTCATTAAAAACGTTAGAAAGCGATGAAACGTTACTTGTTCAATCAGGAAAACCAGTTGCCATTTTTAAATCACATGAAGATGCACCACGCGTTCTTTTAGCGAACTCAAACTTAGTACCAAAGTGGGCGAACTGGGATCACTTCCGTGAACTAGAGAAAAAAGGTCTTATGATGTACGGACAAATGACAGCAGGTAGCTGGATTTACATCGGCACACAAGGTATTTTACAAGGAACATATGAAACGTTTGGTGAAGCGGCACGTCAACATTTCGATGGTTCATTAAAAGGTACATTAACACTTACTGCTGGTTTAGGTGGTATGGGTGGTGCACAACCTCTTGCTGTAACGATGAATGGCGGCGTTGTAATTGCTATTGATGTAGATAAGCGTAGTATCGATCGTCGTATTGAAAAGAGATATTGTGATAAGTATACAGAATCATTAGAAGAAGCATTGGCTATTGCAAACGAGTATAAAGAGAAGAAAGAGCCTATTTCAATTGGATTATTAGGTAATGCAGCAGAAATTCTACCTGAGTTAGTAAACCGTAATATTATCCCTGACTTAGTTACGGATCAAACATCAGCTCATGATCCATTAAACGGTTATATTCCAGTAGGTTATACATTAGAAGAAGCGGCGAAACTTCGTGAAGAAGATCCAGAACGTTACGTACAATTATCAAAAGAAAGCATGACAAAACATGTGGAAGCAATGCTTGCTATGCAAGAAAAAGGCGCAATTACATTTGATTATGGAAATAACATTCGCCAAGTTGCTTTCGATGAAGGTTTGAAAAATGCATTTGATTTCCCAGGATTCGTACCTGCATTTATCCGTCCATTATTCTGCGAAGGAAAAGGGCCATTCCGCTGGGTAGCACTTTCTGGTGACCCAGAAGATATTTATAAAACAGACGAAGTAATTTTACGTGAATTTGCGGATAATGAGCATTTATGTAACTGGATTCGTATGGCTCGTCAGCAAGTTGAGTTCCAAGGTCTTCCATCACGTATTTGTTGGTTAGGTTACGGTGAGCGCGCGAAATTTGGTCGCATCATTAATGAAATGGTTGCAAATGGTGAATTATCAGCACCAATTGTTATCGGTCGTGACCATTTAGATTGTGGATCAGTAGCATCTCCAAACCGTGAAACAGAATCGATGAAAGACGGTAGTGATGCAGTAGCAGACTGGCCAATTTTGAATGCGTTAATTAACAGTGTAAACGGTGCAAGCTGGGTGTCTGTTCACCATGGTGGCGGCGTTGGTATGGGTTATTCACTTCACGCTGGAATGGTTATCGTTGCAGATGGAACAGAAGCGGCAGCAAAACGTATTGAGCGCGTATTAACTTCTGACCCTGGTATGGGTGTTGTTCGTCACGTTGATGCAGGATATGACTTAGCTGTGGAAACTGCGAAAGAAAAAGGCGTTAACATTCCAATGATGAAATAA